In one window of Caenimonas aquaedulcis DNA:
- a CDS encoding response regulator, translated as MTELRVLVHAPRGRDAAVVKDVIEASHRVEVCATAPQLVAALNAGAAAAVLTEEVLNEAGLAEALRTWLAGQPPWSDFPFVVLAARKVGPRAQSATQALHGLGNVILLERPLNAETLASAADAAVRARRRQYATRMHLEEIQQGQSKLEQLNGELERRIEGRTRELSEANNRLMKEISERERAQAALTQSQKMEAIGRLTGGIAHDFNNLLHVVNMNLELISLYAKEEKVKPVVDRAKSASRRGAKLTGQLLSFARNQSLMPKLTHVNRLLMGMKDLIEISAGSAVAVEFELCEQDAAVVVDPSQLEMAVLNLAVNSRDAMPEGGILTISTCEKQDVEAYGELARGDYVVVTVSDTGPGIPPQFLSKVFDPFFTTKPLGSGTGLGLSQVYGFARQSGGLAFIRSETDKGTTVEMYFPAARDEQEDQSVPLQSLPLPRGEKARRILVVEDDADVRRVIVECLGLIGYSVNEAANGTEGLEAIGRAKPDVLIVDYAMPDMTGAEVISKAREMGHHMPVILATGYADMAEVERLAGKLAILRKPFDINTLGDAVARALDGKPVEEAEESGALSSA; from the coding sequence ATGACCGAATTGAGAGTACTCGTCCATGCACCGCGGGGCCGGGACGCCGCCGTGGTGAAGGACGTGATCGAGGCCAGCCACCGCGTCGAGGTCTGCGCCACCGCACCGCAGCTGGTTGCGGCCCTGAATGCGGGAGCCGCGGCCGCGGTGCTGACGGAAGAAGTCCTGAACGAGGCGGGCCTGGCCGAGGCCCTGCGCACGTGGCTCGCCGGCCAGCCGCCCTGGTCCGACTTTCCCTTCGTCGTCCTGGCGGCCCGCAAGGTCGGGCCGCGCGCGCAGAGCGCGACGCAGGCCCTGCACGGCCTGGGCAACGTGATCCTGCTCGAGCGGCCGCTCAACGCCGAGACGCTCGCGAGCGCCGCGGACGCCGCCGTGCGGGCCCGGAGGCGCCAGTACGCGACGCGCATGCACCTGGAGGAAATCCAGCAGGGCCAGTCCAAGCTCGAGCAGCTCAACGGCGAGCTCGAGCGCCGCATCGAGGGCCGCACGCGCGAGCTGTCGGAGGCGAACAACCGGCTGATGAAGGAAATCTCCGAGCGCGAGCGCGCCCAGGCGGCGCTCACGCAGTCGCAGAAGATGGAGGCGATCGGCCGGCTCACCGGCGGCATCGCGCACGACTTCAACAATCTCCTGCACGTGGTCAACATGAACCTCGAGCTGATCTCCCTCTATGCGAAGGAGGAGAAGGTCAAGCCGGTGGTGGACCGCGCCAAGAGCGCGTCGCGGCGCGGGGCGAAGCTCACGGGCCAGCTCCTTTCGTTCGCGCGCAACCAGTCGCTCATGCCCAAGCTCACGCACGTGAACCGGCTGCTGATGGGCATGAAGGACCTGATCGAGATCTCCGCGGGGAGCGCGGTGGCCGTGGAGTTCGAATTGTGCGAGCAGGACGCCGCCGTCGTCGTGGACCCGAGCCAGCTCGAGATGGCGGTGCTGAACCTCGCCGTCAACTCCCGCGACGCGATGCCCGAAGGCGGCATCCTCACCATCTCCACCTGCGAGAAGCAGGACGTCGAAGCGTACGGCGAACTCGCGCGCGGCGACTACGTCGTGGTCACCGTGAGCGACACGGGCCCCGGCATCCCGCCGCAGTTCCTGTCGAAGGTGTTCGACCCCTTCTTCACGACCAAGCCGCTGGGCAGCGGCACGGGGTTGGGCCTGAGCCAGGTGTACGGCTTCGCGCGGCAATCGGGCGGCCTCGCCTTCATCCGCAGCGAGACGGACAAGGGCACGACGGTGGAGATGTATTTCCCCGCGGCGCGCGACGAGCAGGAGGACCAGTCGGTGCCCCTGCAATCGCTGCCGCTGCCGCGCGGCGAGAAGGCCAGGCGCATCCTCGTCGTGGAAGACGACGCCGACGTGCGCCGCGTGATCGTCGAATGCCTGGGCCTCATCGGCTACAGCGTCAACGAGGCGGCCAACGGCACCGAAGGCCTGGAGGCGATCGGCCGCGCAAAGCCCGACGTGCTGATCGTGGACTACGCGATGCCGGACATGACGGGCGCCGAAGTGATCTCCAAGGCGCGCGAGATGGGGCACCACATGCCCGTCATCCTCGCGACCGGCTATGCGGACATGGCGGAAGTGGAGCGTCTCGCCGGCAAGCTCGCGATCCTGCGCAAGCCTTTCGACATCAACACCCTGGGCGACGCCGTGGCACGCGCACTGGACGGCAAGCCCGTCGAGGAAGCGGAAGAGAGCGGGGCGCTCAGCAGCGCGTGA
- a CDS encoding diacylglycerol kinase family protein — MQRSPAPLRLTAPEALAFLAAALLSFAWLATDLVRAGPITRADAGVMAWVHAHSRETLTRLMVGVTHLHSYTGVCLMAAAAAGVLIWQRRAAWLPFLLMAVPGGLILNALVKYEFHRSRPVMESPLPALHTFSFPSGHTAGATVWWGFVLTLLFAYRAPVRWRAAGVVAAVGMVAFTALSRVYLGVHYPSDVLAAVAEGCAWLMFCYVLLGRHPAERVAGPVRPAAAPATTPAAPAAGAAAGAAADARIEVIANSSSGQGCAPEWARDVEGKLREHGLDARVTLVHSGEEILSTAKQAVARGADMVVASGGDGTVSAVASQLAGTRVTLGVLPMGTLNHFAKDLGIPIEVDAALGVLARGHAVQVDVAEVNGRVFINNSSLGLYPDIVLDRERQRRRLGRGKWGALLAASLHAAQRYPVLSFDMEVDGKPISRRSAFAFIGNNEYTMEGFEIGGRSQGLADGKLSLYITQRTGRFGLLRLALRALFRRLRQAKDFDILTAQSLVVNTRHRHMRVATDGEVSLMETPLTYRIRPAALRVIVPAPEEPGDNQ; from the coding sequence ATGCAGCGGTCCCCCGCCCCCCTCCGGCTGACGGCCCCCGAGGCGCTCGCCTTCCTGGCGGCCGCCCTCCTCTCGTTCGCCTGGCTGGCCACCGATCTCGTCCGTGCGGGCCCAATCACCCGCGCCGACGCCGGCGTCATGGCCTGGGTGCACGCGCATTCGCGCGAGACCCTCACCCGGCTGATGGTCGGGGTGACGCATCTCCACAGCTATACCGGCGTGTGCCTCATGGCCGCCGCGGCGGCCGGCGTGCTGATCTGGCAGCGGCGCGCGGCGTGGCTGCCCTTCCTGCTCATGGCCGTTCCCGGCGGACTCATCCTCAACGCACTCGTCAAGTACGAGTTCCACCGCAGCCGGCCGGTGATGGAGTCCCCGCTGCCGGCGCTGCACACCTTCAGCTTTCCGAGCGGCCACACGGCGGGCGCCACCGTGTGGTGGGGTTTCGTGCTCACCCTGCTCTTCGCGTACCGGGCGCCGGTGCGCTGGCGGGCCGCCGGTGTCGTGGCGGCGGTCGGCATGGTCGCGTTCACGGCCTTGTCGCGCGTGTACCTCGGTGTGCACTACCCGAGCGACGTGCTCGCCGCCGTCGCCGAAGGTTGCGCATGGCTGATGTTCTGCTACGTGCTGCTGGGCCGGCACCCGGCCGAGCGGGTGGCCGGGCCGGTGCGGCCGGCGGCGGCGCCCGCCACCACGCCTGCCGCACCGGCCGCCGGCGCTGCCGCGGGGGCTGCGGCCGACGCCCGCATCGAGGTCATCGCCAACAGCAGTTCCGGCCAGGGCTGCGCGCCCGAATGGGCCCGGGACGTCGAAGGCAAGCTTCGCGAGCACGGGCTCGACGCCCGGGTGACCCTCGTCCACAGCGGCGAGGAAATCCTGTCGACCGCGAAACAGGCTGTCGCGCGCGGCGCTGACATGGTGGTCGCCTCCGGAGGGGACGGCACGGTGAGCGCGGTCGCCTCGCAGCTCGCGGGCACGCGGGTGACGCTCGGCGTGCTGCCGATGGGCACGCTCAACCACTTCGCCAAGGACCTCGGCATCCCCATCGAAGTGGATGCCGCCCTCGGCGTGCTGGCTCGCGGCCACGCGGTCCAGGTCGATGTCGCCGAAGTGAACGGGCGCGTCTTCATCAACAATTCCAGCCTCGGCCTCTACCCCGACATCGTCCTCGACCGCGAGCGCCAGCGCCGGCGCCTCGGGCGCGGCAAGTGGGGCGCCCTCCTCGCCGCATCCCTTCATGCCGCGCAGCGCTACCCCGTGCTGTCCTTCGACATGGAAGTCGACGGCAAGCCGATCTCCCGGCGCAGCGCCTTCGCGTTCATCGGCAACAACGAGTACACGATGGAAGGCTTCGAGATCGGCGGGCGCAGCCAGGGCCTCGCGGACGGCAAGCTGAGCCTGTACATCACCCAGCGCACGGGCCGCTTCGGCCTGCTGCGGCTCGCATTGCGCGCACTGTTCCGCCGGCTGCGCCAGGCGAAGGACTTCGATATCCTCACGGCGCAGTCGCTGGTCGTGAACACGCGCCACCGCCACATGCGCGTGGCGACCGACGGCGAAGTGAGCCTCATGGAAACGCCCTTGACCTACCGCATCCGGCCCGCGGCATTGCGCGTCATCGTCCCCGCGCCGGAAGAGCCAGGAGACAATCAATGA
- a CDS encoding metallophosphoesterase family protein — translation MRMVVHLSDLHFGRVDDALLAPLRECVERIDPSLVVVSGDLTQRARSGQFKAAREYLDTLPRPQLVVPGNHDIPLHNVFKRFVNPLKGFRRHITAELDPFFADDEIAVAGVNTARSLTIKDGRINQDQVALLRERFEALDAHITKIVVTHHPFDLPQDKDNDDLVWRAKMAMREFAKCGADLLLSGHMHLHHVGSTSDRYELGGYAALTIQAGTATSTRGRGENNSFNAICVHGDEIRLDRYQWDGSAFSLHSSRRYEREAQGWREVAAQGAQGSTAPTETVTLTG, via the coding sequence ATGAGAATGGTGGTGCACCTGTCGGACCTCCACTTCGGCCGCGTCGACGACGCGCTGCTCGCGCCGCTGCGCGAATGCGTGGAGCGCATCGACCCGAGCCTCGTCGTCGTGTCGGGCGACCTCACGCAGCGCGCGCGCAGCGGGCAGTTCAAGGCCGCGCGCGAATACCTCGACACACTGCCCCGGCCGCAGCTCGTCGTGCCGGGCAACCACGATATCCCGCTGCACAACGTCTTCAAGCGCTTCGTCAATCCGCTCAAGGGCTTTCGCCGCCACATCACCGCCGAGCTCGACCCCTTCTTCGCCGACGACGAGATCGCCGTGGCGGGCGTGAACACGGCGCGCTCGCTCACGATCAAGGACGGGCGCATCAACCAGGACCAGGTGGCGCTGCTGCGCGAGCGCTTCGAAGCCCTCGATGCGCACATCACCAAGATCGTCGTCACGCACCATCCCTTCGACCTGCCCCAGGACAAGGACAACGACGACCTCGTGTGGCGCGCGAAGATGGCGATGCGCGAATTCGCCAAGTGCGGGGCGGACCTCCTGCTGTCCGGGCACATGCACCTGCATCACGTGGGCAGCACGTCCGACCGCTACGAGCTCGGCGGCTATGCCGCGCTCACGATCCAGGCGGGCACGGCGACCTCCACGCGCGGGCGCGGCGAGAACAATTCCTTCAACGCGATCTGCGTGCACGGCGACGAGATCCGCCTCGACCGCTACCAGTGGGACGGCAGCGCCTTCAGCCTGCACTCCAGCCGCCGCTACGAACGGGAAGCGCAGGGCTGGCGCGAAGTGGCCGCGCAGGGCGCGCAGGGATCGACCGCTCCCACGGAAACCGTTACGCTGACGGGATGA
- a CDS encoding NAD(P)/FAD-dependent oxidoreductase yields the protein MPINPNAARPRIVVIGCGFGGLEATRALKSAAVDITLVERTNHHLFQPLLYQVATAGLSAPAIAAPARHLFRKQANVTTLLGDVTAIDTQARLVKLEEGPPVPYDHLIVAAGATHSYFGRDDWAPFAPGLKTLDDAFEIRRRILLAFEAAEKEPDPALRAAWLTFVVVGGGPTGVEMAGTLAEIAHHTLAGEFRRIDPSAARILLLEGGPRVLQAMPEDLSARAKEQLEKLGVEVRLGARVVAIDGRTVEVQGVDGPHAAQTIHTRCVVWAAGVAASALGRQLAQATGATTDRAGRVVVEPDLGLPGHAEISVIGDLAAARSFAPGLEPRPVPGVSPAAKQMGRAAAANILRRIAGQPTRPFRYRDYGNLATIGRNAAVVDLASPLGHFKFSGYFAWLFWLFAHIYFLIGFRNRLVVLIDWASAYWSKQRYARVISDIAQRPRM from the coding sequence ATGCCCATCAACCCCAATGCGGCGCGGCCGCGCATCGTCGTCATCGGCTGCGGCTTCGGCGGCCTGGAAGCGACGCGGGCGCTGAAATCCGCCGCCGTGGACATCACGCTCGTCGAACGCACCAACCATCATCTCTTCCAGCCGCTGCTGTACCAGGTGGCGACCGCCGGCCTCTCGGCACCCGCGATCGCGGCGCCGGCGCGCCACCTCTTTCGCAAGCAGGCCAACGTCACGACGCTGCTGGGCGACGTCACCGCCATCGACACGCAGGCCCGGCTCGTCAAGCTGGAGGAAGGCCCGCCCGTGCCGTACGACCACCTCATCGTCGCCGCCGGCGCGACGCACAGCTATTTCGGCCGCGACGACTGGGCGCCGTTCGCGCCGGGATTGAAGACGCTGGACGATGCGTTCGAGATCCGCCGCCGGATCCTGCTCGCCTTCGAGGCGGCGGAAAAGGAACCGGACCCCGCGCTGCGCGCCGCATGGCTCACCTTCGTCGTCGTCGGCGGCGGGCCGACCGGCGTGGAGATGGCGGGCACGCTCGCGGAAATCGCGCATCACACGCTGGCGGGCGAGTTCCGGCGCATCGACCCATCGGCCGCGCGCATCCTGCTGCTGGAAGGCGGGCCGCGCGTGCTGCAGGCGATGCCGGAAGACTTGAGCGCGCGGGCGAAGGAACAGCTGGAAAAACTCGGCGTGGAGGTGCGGCTGGGGGCGCGGGTCGTGGCGATCGACGGCCGGACCGTGGAGGTGCAGGGCGTGGACGGGCCACACGCCGCGCAGACCATCCACACCCGCTGCGTGGTGTGGGCCGCCGGCGTCGCGGCCTCCGCACTCGGCCGCCAGCTGGCGCAGGCGACGGGCGCCACCACGGACCGGGCCGGGCGCGTCGTGGTCGAGCCGGACCTCGGCTTGCCCGGCCATGCGGAGATCAGCGTGATCGGGGATCTCGCCGCCGCACGGAGTTTCGCGCCGGGTCTCGAGCCCCGGCCGGTGCCCGGGGTGTCGCCCGCGGCCAAGCAGATGGGGCGCGCCGCGGCGGCGAACATCCTGCGCCGCATCGCGGGACAGCCGACGCGTCCCTTCCGTTACCGCGATTACGGCAACCTGGCCACCATCGGCCGCAACGCCGCCGTGGTGGACCTCGCCTCGCCCCTGGGCCACTTCAAGTTCAGCGGCTACTTCGCCTGGCTGTTCTGGCTGTTCGCCCACATCTACTTCCTCATCGGGTTTCGCAACCGCCTCGTCGTGCTGATCGACTGGGCCTCGGCCTACTGGAGCAAGCAGCGCTATGCGCGCGTCATCAGCGACATCGCGCAACGGCCGCGCATGTAG
- a CDS encoding methionine synthase translates to MFPTTIAGSLPKPAWLAETQKLWPQWKSQGEELRQAKADATLLWIKAQEDAGLDIVTDGEQSRQHFVHGFLEQVEGIDFEHKVKMGIRDNRYDAMVPQVVAPLRLKGRVHAFEAQLARAHTKRKLKFTMPGPMTIVDTVADRFYGDKVKMAFAFAELLNQEALALQADGVDIIQFDEPAFNVYMKDAADWGVKALERAAQGLTCTTAVHICYGYGIQANVDWKKTLGDEWKQYEQVFPALAKSSIGQVSLECYHSHVPPHLMKLLEGKDVMVGVIDVSSDEIETPEQVADTIGAALEFVPKQRLFPCTNCGLAPMSREVALKKLEALGLGAALARKRYA, encoded by the coding sequence ATGTTCCCCACCACCATCGCGGGCAGCCTGCCCAAGCCGGCCTGGCTGGCCGAGACGCAGAAACTCTGGCCCCAGTGGAAATCGCAGGGCGAGGAATTGCGGCAGGCGAAGGCCGACGCCACGCTGCTGTGGATCAAGGCGCAGGAAGATGCCGGCCTGGACATCGTCACCGACGGCGAGCAGTCCCGCCAGCATTTCGTGCACGGCTTCCTCGAGCAGGTCGAGGGCATCGACTTCGAGCACAAGGTGAAGATGGGCATCCGCGACAACCGCTACGACGCGATGGTGCCGCAGGTTGTCGCGCCGCTGCGGCTCAAGGGCCGCGTGCATGCCTTCGAGGCGCAGCTCGCGCGGGCGCACACGAAGCGCAAGCTGAAGTTCACCATGCCCGGGCCGATGACCATCGTGGATACGGTGGCGGACCGGTTCTACGGCGACAAGGTGAAGATGGCCTTCGCCTTCGCGGAACTGCTCAACCAGGAGGCGCTGGCGCTGCAGGCCGACGGCGTGGACATCATCCAGTTCGACGAGCCCGCCTTCAACGTCTACATGAAGGACGCCGCCGACTGGGGCGTGAAGGCGCTCGAGCGCGCCGCGCAGGGCCTCACCTGCACGACCGCCGTGCACATCTGCTACGGCTACGGCATCCAGGCGAACGTGGACTGGAAGAAGACGCTGGGCGACGAATGGAAGCAGTACGAACAGGTGTTCCCCGCGCTCGCGAAGAGCTCGATCGGCCAGGTGAGCCTGGAGTGCTATCACTCGCACGTGCCGCCGCACCTCATGAAGCTGCTCGAGGGAAAGGACGTGATGGTCGGCGTGATCGACGTGTCGAGCGACGAGATCGAGACGCCCGAGCAGGTGGCCGACACCATCGGCGCCGCGCTCGAGTTCGTGCCGAAGCAGCGCCTCTTTCCCTGCACGAATTGCGGCCTGGCGCCCATGAGCCGCGAAGTCGCTCTGAAGAAGCTCGAGGCGCTGGGCCTCGGCGCCGCGCTCGCGCGCAAGAGGTACGCGTGA
- a CDS encoding NAD(P)/FAD-dependent oxidoreductase has protein sequence MTEPPLDCLVIGGGAAGLVACVYLGRFRRRVALVDEGKSRLGWIPKTRNVMGFPDGIAGKDLWARMREHAANYGVTAHVGRVERLARGADGIFDATSGKQRWRARFVILATGAVDVVPELGGLAESLQAGVVRYCPVCDGYETEGQRVAVLGREVHGMRESAFLSGFANEVTWLSMDSHASLPQDALAHLRERKVAIAGGDPRHIHCAPGQGVTVEMHDGKRHEFDVLYPALGITHASELATALGARAQEDGQLEVDDHLQTTVDGLYTAGDVAVGLNQINVAAGHAAIAATAIHNRL, from the coding sequence ATGACTGAGCCGCCGCTCGACTGCCTCGTGATCGGCGGCGGTGCGGCGGGTCTCGTGGCCTGCGTCTACCTCGGCCGGTTCCGGCGCCGCGTGGCGCTGGTCGACGAGGGCAAGAGCCGTCTGGGCTGGATTCCGAAGACGCGCAACGTGATGGGATTTCCGGACGGCATCGCGGGCAAGGACCTGTGGGCGCGCATGCGGGAGCACGCGGCCAACTATGGCGTGACCGCGCATGTGGGACGCGTGGAGAGGCTCGCGCGCGGCGCCGACGGCATCTTCGACGCCACATCGGGCAAGCAGCGCTGGCGCGCCCGCTTCGTGATCCTGGCGACGGGCGCGGTCGACGTCGTGCCCGAGCTGGGCGGCCTCGCGGAATCGCTGCAGGCGGGCGTGGTGCGCTACTGCCCCGTGTGCGATGGCTACGAGACCGAAGGGCAGCGCGTGGCCGTGCTGGGCCGCGAGGTGCACGGCATGCGCGAATCCGCCTTCCTCTCGGGCTTCGCGAACGAGGTGACCTGGCTGTCGATGGACTCGCACGCGTCGCTCCCGCAGGACGCGCTCGCCCATCTGCGCGAGCGCAAGGTCGCGATCGCCGGCGGCGACCCGCGCCACATCCACTGCGCGCCCGGGCAGGGCGTCACCGTGGAAATGCACGACGGCAAGCGGCACGAGTTCGACGTGCTCTACCCGGCCCTGGGCATCACGCATGCGTCGGAGCTCGCGACGGCGCTCGGCGCGCGTGCGCAGGAGGACGGCCAGCTCGAAGTCGACGACCACCTGCAGACGACGGTGGACGGCCTGTACACCGCGGGCGACGTGGCGGTCGGCCTGAACCAGATCAACGTCGCGGCGGGGCACGCCGCGATCGCGGCCACGGCCATCCACAACCGGCTCTGA
- a CDS encoding mandelate racemase/muconate lactonizing enzyme family protein, with protein sequence MKINTVEPFILHVPVTGSQIADSTHTISHWGVVGARIATEDGLEGFGFTGTHAFLAGDRLITQCISTCHAPLLIGEDPDDVQRLWLKLARHPALQWIGRAGITTLSHAAIDVALWDLKAKRAGVPLWKLLGGQVREKVRAYNTDIGWLSIADDKLVEGARRAVDDGFTGIKIKVGSTVERDPARLAAVRRAIGPSVTLAIDGNGKWDLPTCLRFCHGARDQDVYWFEEPLWYDDVKSHAELARATSIPVALGEQLYTQDAFAEFFHQRAIHWVQPDVTRMAGITEVWRVCETANSYRLPVAPHAGDMSQVHVHLNYAHPACAVLEYIPWIKDCFEEPAEVVDGVFRLPQQPGAGTTPTARAWERFRV encoded by the coding sequence GTGAAGATCAACACCGTGGAGCCCTTCATCCTGCACGTGCCGGTCACCGGCTCGCAGATCGCCGACAGCACGCACACCATCAGCCACTGGGGCGTGGTCGGCGCGCGCATCGCCACGGAGGACGGGCTGGAAGGCTTCGGCTTCACCGGCACGCATGCCTTTCTTGCCGGCGACCGCCTCATCACGCAGTGCATCTCGACATGCCACGCGCCGCTGCTCATCGGCGAGGACCCGGACGACGTGCAGCGCCTCTGGCTCAAGCTCGCGCGCCATCCCGCCCTGCAGTGGATCGGCCGTGCAGGCATCACCACGCTGTCGCACGCGGCGATCGACGTCGCCCTCTGGGACCTGAAGGCCAAGCGCGCGGGCGTGCCGCTGTGGAAGCTGCTCGGCGGGCAGGTGCGCGAGAAGGTGCGCGCGTACAACACCGACATCGGCTGGCTGAGCATCGCGGACGACAAGCTCGTGGAAGGCGCTCGCCGCGCGGTGGACGACGGATTCACGGGCATCAAGATCAAGGTGGGTTCGACCGTGGAGCGGGACCCCGCGCGGCTGGCCGCGGTGCGCCGCGCGATCGGCCCGTCGGTCACGCTGGCCATCGACGGCAACGGCAAGTGGGACCTGCCCACCTGCCTGCGCTTTTGCCACGGCGCGCGGGACCAGGACGTCTACTGGTTCGAGGAGCCGCTCTGGTACGACGACGTGAAGTCGCATGCGGAGCTGGCGCGCGCCACGAGCATTCCCGTCGCACTGGGCGAGCAGCTGTACACGCAGGATGCCTTTGCCGAGTTCTTCCACCAGCGCGCGATCCATTGGGTGCAGCCCGACGTGACCCGCATGGCCGGCATCACCGAGGTGTGGCGCGTGTGCGAGACGGCGAATTCCTATCGCCTGCCCGTGGCGCCGCATGCGGGCGACATGAGCCAGGTGCACGTGCACCTGAACTACGCCCACCCGGCGTGCGCCGTGCTGGAGTACATCCCGTGGATCAAGGATTGCTTCGAGGAGCCGGCGGAGGTGGTGGACGGGGTGTTCCGCTTGCCGCAGCAGCCGGGCGCGGGCACGACGCCGACGGCGCGGGCCTGGGAGCGGTTTCGCGTTTGA
- a CDS encoding DUF488 domain-containing protein encodes MSIRIVRLGTPRSPDEGPRLGTVRRPPRGVPKSEFGKRDFYDTWLPNLSPTAELMAQGLAAETDKDWAAFSRKFKAQMKQPDASHVLDLLAALSHTSSFSLGCYCEEESRCHRSLLRALLSERGASLA; translated from the coding sequence ATGAGCATCCGCATCGTTCGACTCGGCACCCCCCGATCCCCCGACGAAGGCCCCCGCCTGGGCACCGTGCGCCGACCGCCGCGCGGCGTGCCGAAGAGCGAATTCGGCAAGCGCGACTTCTACGACACCTGGCTGCCCAATCTTTCGCCCACGGCGGAACTGATGGCGCAAGGCCTCGCAGCCGAAACCGACAAGGACTGGGCCGCCTTCTCGCGAAAGTTCAAGGCGCAGATGAAGCAGCCCGATGCGAGCCACGTGCTGGACTTGCTGGCGGCGCTGTCGCATACCTCCTCGTTTTCGCTAGGCTGCTATTGCGAGGAGGAGTCGCGGTGCCATCGGTCGCTGCTGCGGGCCTTGTTGTCCGAGCGCGGGGCGTCTTTGGCGTAG
- a CDS encoding SDR family oxidoreductase, giving the protein MKRSTLAGQVIVITGATSGIGLCTAQLAAQRGAKVVLVARSTGVLESVVRLIRESGHDAIHLVADVADRAQVAAAAQAAIDAYGRIDTWVNNAGVSIYGRLDEVSEEDSRRMFDVNFWGVVNGSLAALPHLKASEGALINVGSEVSELALPLQGMYASSKLAVKGFTDALRVEQEEVDKSGVSVTLIQPSAVDTPHPQHARNYMDAEPRHPTPTIDPARVAEAILRAATEGGRDVKVGAIAMLNSAMSTLAPALADKLAARRADRQQTDQPPQRPAGALYEPTESGRIHGLPQPDEAFAGEADD; this is encoded by the coding sequence GTGAAGCGCAGCACCCTGGCCGGGCAGGTCATCGTCATCACCGGCGCCACGAGCGGCATCGGGCTGTGCACCGCGCAGCTCGCGGCGCAGCGCGGCGCCAAAGTCGTCCTGGTCGCGCGCAGCACTGGCGTGCTCGAGAGCGTCGTGCGGCTGATCCGCGAGAGCGGCCATGACGCGATCCACCTCGTCGCCGACGTGGCCGACCGCGCGCAGGTCGCGGCCGCGGCCCAGGCGGCGATCGACGCCTACGGGCGCATCGACACCTGGGTCAACAACGCGGGCGTGTCCATCTACGGGCGGCTCGACGAGGTGAGCGAGGAAGACAGCCGGCGGATGTTCGACGTGAACTTCTGGGGCGTGGTCAACGGCTCGCTGGCGGCCCTGCCGCATCTGAAAGCCAGCGAAGGCGCGCTCATCAACGTGGGCAGCGAGGTGTCCGAACTCGCGCTGCCCCTGCAGGGCATGTATGCCAGCTCCAAGCTCGCGGTGAAGGGCTTCACCGACGCGCTGCGCGTCGAGCAGGAGGAAGTGGACAAGTCAGGCGTGTCGGTCACGCTGATCCAGCCGTCCGCCGTGGATACCCCGCATCCGCAGCATGCGCGCAACTACATGGATGCCGAGCCGCGTCATCCGACGCCCACGATCGATCCGGCGCGCGTCGCCGAGGCGATCCTCCGGGCCGCGACCGAGGGCGGGCGCGACGTGAAGGTCGGCGCCATCGCGATGTTGAACAGCGCGATGTCCACGCTCGCGCCCGCACTCGCGGACAAGCTCGCCGCGCGGCGCGCGGACCGGCAGCAGACGGACCAGCCGCCGCAGCGGCCCGCGGGCGCGCTCTACGAGCCCACCGAATCGGGCCGCATCCACGGGCTGCCCCAGCCCGACGAAGCATTCGCCGGCGAGGCGGATGACTGA